A region of the Melanotaenia boesemani isolate fMelBoe1 chromosome 6, fMelBoe1.pri, whole genome shotgun sequence genome:
CTTGTCAAAGACATGAAGACACATGGGACACCTCAGGAAAATGGTGGACCAGAACAAAGGAATTCTGAGTGGGCCAAAGAACAGCTCTAGAAATGATGGCGGGCATATTTAAATCTGCCCACAACCCATGTAAACAGAGCACACTTAGAGTCCTCTCAACTTGTCTGCCTCTAACATCTCTTTTTATCTCCCTTTCTTGGTCCTGTCCCACAAAGTCTGGCACCCAGGATTCAGAGCAAGACAACAAGCTCGGGGAGGACAAAAACAgcgtgaagaagaagaagaagaagaagtcgTCAGAACTGCGAGGCAGAAGGAGCCTGGTGCTGAGGCTGGAATGAGGCAAGTGTATGCCGTGTGTGCGTCTCTAAGGGTGCACACGTATGCTGTGTGCTCGGTGCCAGCCGTTTGTCTGCCCCATCAATGACCCcgttgttgttgttggggttGGTGGTGGTGTCAGTGGCCCGGCCTGGCTGCTCGGCTCTgttctcctctgctgctgctgatgcacAGCCTCTCACCCTGGACACACTCATCTAGCTTGGTCTTTTGTTGGCAGATAGTTGAGCTTGATGCAACACTGGAAAAAAGTTGGAATTCTAACAGCTAGAACTACAGCATTACGTAGCAAGAATATGCCAAATATGGCCATTTTGGAAATACCTGCAACTGACATCTGCATGATGATGAGCATATAAAATATATGCACACATCAGTGATGAAAGAGGATTATAGTTTTGTTCTCATAGTTAAACCTTTTTGCCTGTTTAgcaataaacagacaaacacatttAGCATCCATCTGATGAACACAGTGAATAGTTAAGTATTTAGCAGGTGAGGAAATGTTCCCTTAGAATTAGCAGTCACTAGATAAACAGCTAAAAGGGAGTCAGCACTGGGCCTTGATTCACCAGGAAACACACCTTCTAATGGATGATAATGCTGCTCCACATGTACTGATATGGAGATAATAAACTGTTCGCTGTCAAGTTCATAGCATTAACTTCAAATGTGATAATTCTGTTCACAATTTCATTCTACCGCCCACACGAGGCCAAAATTAATGGCCATCACAGGTTTCAAGCTGACACTTTAGTGAGAAAATATAAGGAACCATGCAAAGCCAGATgtgaaaacatctttacattgtGACTGGCTGTGGAGCTGCATGATGATGCATTGGTATCAAACCAACATAGTTTTTTTGACCCGCTCTCCATCAACAAAGCTAATATTGGTTGTAGATATTCTGGGGTATGTTAAGATGTGTTAATCATGAAGCTCTGAAGCACAATCCAGCCTCAATCTCACCATCTGTGCACACCGGCTGCTGATGCACAAGGCCAAACTCCTCTGCTTCTACTTCAATTCTACATCATTccaaaggaataaaataaatatacaatcaCACCAATTTAGATTCCATTTGTATtccatttttaaacagtttcagATTTATGCGGAAAGTCGGACATAAAGACCAGTTAAATTTATAATAGAAAATGAAGTTTTGGTAGAATCACCAATAAGACATAATGTAATGCCCCAAAAGAAGGCAATGCAATGGAGGAGGTTTACTTTAGATCTTTGCTACAGGTCATTCTTCAGCCTTTCTTCTATCTTATTACTATTAAAAACACTAAGTTAACACCTTTAATGACTTTACCTTAGCACTCAGTACTGCACTATATAAGTGTGAAAATGAAGATAACAATAaggattatttttaatatgtgttATTATGCCAAGAAACTAATTTgagaaaatccttttttttttgtctacatGTTTACAGATTCTTTAGTTAAGGTCGCTGATTGCATGTTTGTCCTAATTAGGATTATATTTGCAGAATATAAAGTGACCTTACCTTCCTACCCTCACAGGGGTTAAACATTTGTTGCCACAATTCTAACCTTTCACCCCTGTTTGCTTAACTTGTACCTTATATTTGGCTGTCCTCAAATGTTTCCACATACCTCTTGTGTGCCAAAGCAAGAGTTTATTTAGATTTTGCATGCAGCGATTAAAACAGTCCTTGGTTCTTGACATTTGTTATCATCCAGGTTAATATAGAAGTTCATGCTTTTGTGGTTTGATGCTATATTATAAATAGAGAATATCTGGGGTAATTAGAAACACCACAGATAGTCTGATTCTGCTGTGATGCTGACTACTTTAAATGCCTTTGTGATATGAGTGTGTTTGCTTTGTCACTTTCTCAGTAAATTGCTTTTAATGAATGCAGTGGCACTTGTTTACACATCAGTACACACATACAGTCATCACACCCTCTTTACCTTATTTATTTCCAGCACAGCACAAATAGTATCAGTAATCTACTGATGACATGATGTGTGGTGACTGGTGTTTGGCTTCGTGTCAGTGTGCAGCCAACAGTGAGGGTCATTCACTGTGGGGGCTTACGTATGGCCACCATAATGAGAGATTCCACAGAGGGGGTGCGAGCAGGTGCTGACTGACGCTGCGCTTGTGTGACTTACTACGACTCTGTGCTGGCGAGGGAGCTGTAAGTGATGTCATTGCTTGATGATGCTGATGTCACAAGTATTTTTtcaatttccttttctttttctacagaGAAGAGGACTCTCAGGCTGTCAGGGTGTAAGTAAACACCCTCAAGAGGAGCTGCTGACAAGCTGTCCTACAGAGATTCTGTTTGTTTCTAACTGTCAACATTTCAAGGTAAATCCACAGTCATGCTAACAGTTGCAAGTCAGTGTTAAGTCTGTGTTTCAGGAGCGTGAGAAgcatttaaaagctttttagaAGCTGAAACGTTTATGAACGTGTTGTATACTTTGTGCAAACCACCAGTAATAGTTTTGAAttcttaaaacaaatgttttaattcaAAATCTTTTCAAATATGTCAAATATACTTAATTCACTACATaacattcatccattttcactTATTTCAAATGGAGGACATTAATGAAAATTACTCAGATGTTTAAGGATTTTTAGTCTTTActattttcagtttaaaagaaaGTGATTTTTGACAATCTTTGATCTCTTTTTGGTTATTACAAATTTTCACTACTCTTGTTTTAGATCTGTTTATGACCCAGACAGCACAGCAGtagtgtgtctgtctgactgaaaATGGGATAttggtcattttcattcatctgAGAATGACTAAATAATGATTGCTTTTAGACTCTTTTGGAACAAACTACATTACTAAAGCAACTTAGCATGTTTATAAAAACTGGAAACATACCAGTCCAACTCACATCAAAGCTGAAGCTCTAAAAACTGTCCTAACACACCCAGATCATTCAGTTTAGGGTTTAAATCCTTTCTGCATATATGTTCTCAACTAGATTCAACTGGACTTACTTTTTGCATGCACCAGATTTCCCTCTTTTAGCATCattatgtagaaaaaaaaaatctgtcttcaGCTAAATGTGTCAAAAATTGTATCTGAAAAGGatccaaatttaaataaagaatttcTAGACTTGCTTTGCTCTAATAAAATCCTAATTTTATAACTGCAGTATTATCTAAATTGTCCTTCTAGTGACTTAATCACCATTCAAGTAGGCTGAATAAATGTGAATCTGTGAATGTGGCTACGCATACATGCACAATGATCATCCACAGTGAAAGTGAGAACTGGCTAAAAGTCTTGATTACTTTCTAAAACAGTCCACAGAGCCGCATTGTTGGACATACTTTAGTCAACAACTCAGCTCcatttgcttgtgtgtgtgtgtactgtaatGAGGCCAGTGGTCCAATAGCTAGGCTGAACTCCAGTCATAACCTGACTAAACTGTTTACTGTACTGTTTGTATTTTGGTTGGTTATCATGCTTAGGACTGAATATTGAatatcatgtttttattctgcatACTGCGTTTGCTGTGATGCTCAACAAAAGCAGCATACAgagctttttattttgtggaagaAAGATTTTAGATAGATTTGTGTTTCAAGACTGAGAAACAAAGCTGTTAAACCTGATAAACGTTTAGGTTTGTGTGAATCATAGAGGTCTGTGTTGCATCATGAATTGTGCAGCTTCATCAGTGATGTAAACAAGACATTTGATTTAGTTtcttcttaaaaatgttttttctgtaacTGACATGTTTGTTTCTTACAGAGGTCTATGGTCCAGCACTGAGCAGAGACCATGTGGTGTTTGGAGCTGCTCTTACCTCTGCTGTTGATCATCAATGGTAATAAATTCCTCCACCTTTTACATGTTAGATAATAGACACATTCTTCCATCATTAGATTTATCACCATGCAGTCAGTTTTCTAATGcatattttgaataaaattatCAAATGTCCTTTCACATCTGCCTTCTTTCCCAGATGCCAGTTGCCAGTGGAATGTTTGGGTACCCCGGGATATCTCAGCCATGACAAACTCATGTGTGGTCATCCCATGCACCTTCATGTATCCGTCTGGAATCAGGCCGTACCGTGGCATTCATGGTATCTGGTACTTTGGCCAGCCCTACCCTCAACTCTTTCCCCCTGTAGTCTTCAAATCACGTACAGATGTTGTGCACGAGAGCTACAAGGGTCGCACCAAGCTGCTGGGTGACCTGCACCAGAGGAACTGCACTCTGCTCATCAGCAACATTGGTGCAGAGCACTCAGGGAGATACTACTTTCGTGCAGACCTCGGTGGAGCCAATATATACACCTACCCAGACTTTGCTGAGCTAAAAGTTTTGGGTGAGTCAGTGAGGAATTCACATTAGCATTTAACTGTAGCTGATAGAAAGAAAAGCACAATCACTGCTGATAGTTAAAAGccaattttgttttgttttgcagatcAGCCCAACATCGATGTACCTGAGGAGATTGTCAGCGATGAGAGCCTGGAGCTGACATGCTACGCTCCTGATAACTGCCCTGAAATGACTCCAGAGATTCAGTGGATGTACACCGACTACCTGCCGGACCCCGAGTTCACCACTGACTACGTGGAGGAGAGTAACACAGCAGTGCTCTCCAGAACCCTCACCTTCATACCCAGACCCATGCATAATGGGCAGCTCCTGGGCTGCAGGGTCTACTACTCCAACACCACTCTGGTTTATGAGAGGCTCATTTCACTGGACATCAAGTGtaagttaaacaaaacaatcacatttattccatttcaataaattaatttaatcattatGAATCATAATATTCAATGCTTTATTTTTACTACTTAACAATGTTGCTGCACAGAGGCAGTTTAAGCTTCAGCAGAATACTTgtgttaaaaagctgttttaaattGCAAGTGGGTAGGAGTAACTCCTACTGGGAATTTTGGGAATTTTATcccatgttttcctttttattacaGATGCCCCTCGCTCGGTGTGGGTGAATGTGTCTTCAGAGGTGATGGAGGGCAGCTCTGTAATGCTGCACTGTGAGGTGGACAGTAACCCTCCTCCCAGGATTTCCTGGATGTTCGGAGACCAGGAGCTGCTATGGGACACGGCATCTAATGTCTCCCTCACCCTGGATGACGTGATGCCTGCAAATGAAGGAATATACACCTGCGTTGGAGACAATGGCTATGGCATCATGAACACATCACTGTACCTGGCTGTCAAATGTAAGTTTAAGATGGTTAATGAGTCCCAGTGGCCccatacatacatgtacaggTTTAAAGTATACAGTATCAGATACGTAATCCTTATGGGTTTGCAAAGTGCTCCTGAGTTGTTTGCAACTTCACTCCAAAGATCTGGTGTCAATACATAAGTTGTAGGTGCTTTAAGCTTTTAATGTTCTTTATGGTAAAAGTATAAACCAGATAGTTAGGATCAGAGTAAAACTTCAAGGCAGGGTGAATTTAATTCAGGCCAAGTAATGTGTTAATTACTGTACTGGACCTTTTACATGCAAAAGCTACTATGCTTAGGTCAGAATTTTCTAACCTTAATCTTTTCCTTAATCAGTATATATTCTGAGGACTGAGAATAGTGGActtattttttttgtacagaCCAAAAATAATTCAAGGCACACACTGTTGGATTGTGCCTTAACATAACCCACGAAGCTGCCACTGTCAGCTtctgtttctaaaaaaaattaaatttatgacttttttattttctgatactgttatttttctttctgacttGCTTTGTCAGtgcacagagacaaaaaaattaaaaaccaacTGGTATTTTTATGCATATAGTGattatttttagtttgcttTTAGACTTTCTCCTGTACTCCAATAGAGACCTGTGACACAGTTACTTTGACCTTCCTCTGAAAGAGTTCAAATGCGAGTAGGATGGAGGAGTTGTGGGTGTTTGGAGCCTGAAATATATGTCCAAGGTgactataaaatatttaacaaatattCCCACAGTAAATTTTATACTGAGGAAATAAAATCACAGATAGATGAAGTATGGTAGTGATTTATTCACAGAGAACTGCCACCAAAATCTGTACCACAGATTTGCGGAGCTTCATTCTGAGTTTGAACTCATTATCAGTTATCAGTCAGTCATGAAATACATGTtacataacattttttattatacacaaacaaaacatcgAAGCTATACCTTATTTATAAAtgcttcttttcctgtttattgctttatttagttttatatcACAATGCCTTCCTTTTAATGATGCTCTGCTTTGCCTTTAAAATTACTCTACAAGGACCAATAACCTTTTCTGAACTTgaaatgaatacaaaaaaaCTTCTTTTATCAAACCATTTTCTTAAtataggttttttttctgcaaattgttattgaaaaagaataaaaataaccaaataaaaaattgtATTATAGCAGCTGTTGAAAAAGCTTAACACTTTAAATCTGAAGATGGATGACCCAAAATGAAGCATTCTTCTTCACAATTTCACTTCACATGTAAGTGCTGTATATAAGTAGGTGGGGATGCAATACACCATTGCAAAGAAAGTGCCTGATGCATTCAATATGCAATATTTTTGGAGTAGAACTGAGGTGGATGGTCATAATTGAATGTTTTAAGcatatatgtaaaataattcCAGTCACACTTGAGTAATTCTGAAAACAAATAATAGAATTGGTGTGTTTAGGCCCATTTTCACACTATAGGAAGGTGTTAAAACCCCACTATTCTATAGTGGCTCAGCACCAAACTGTATATCAACACATTAAACCCCCACATGGTCACTTTAGTTCAGCATTTTACAGTTTAacagaaatattattttgaTTCTCTCAAAAGTTCACCAAAGactaaatataaaagtaaatttaattaaataaatttacagttGGTGGTCGGAAAAAAACAACCTTAACTTTAACTCCTCAGGAAACAGATCAGCCATCCAGTTTGATGGGAGagaatattaataaaatttgaTATTGTATCGCTGCTTGTTTATGCTGCCCCTCAGTGGCCAAATGGGTTGTTGCACTGCCAATCtgtataagaaaaacaaaacaaactatagttatttgttttcttgcagaCCCTCCCCGTGAGCCTGTGGTAAACGACTCTATGACCGTACTAGAGGGCACGTCGCTGGCCTTGCACTGCAGCACTCAGGGAAGCCCGGCCCCAACCCTCACCTGGCTGAAGGATGGGGAGCTGGTGGGCACCATCACTGCTGACGAGCTGTCGGTGTTGGAAATCCTGGAAATCACACCACAAGGGGATGGACAGTACCGCTGCCTGGCAGAGAATGAGCATGGGAGAGCCAGCAGCTCCCTCAACATCACTGTTGAGTGTAAGTGCCTCATTTTGTATTGTAAAGAAGTGTAAGAAAGAACAAAGCATGAAAGCAGAGTTTACTATCTGCAGCCAGATCTGTTGATGTTCTGCATGTGATAAATCACTTGTTATGAGGCTTTCTTTGCTGCACTAAGATCAAATCATTCtttggaaattaaaaataaagttaattatCAGATTCTCTTATCAAGGACAAACATGTACTACTTTTATTATGTCGATGTTACTGAAGATCTTCACTGTACTGCCTCCCTCCACAGATGCCCCAGTCCTTCTGGAGGAGTCAAAGTGTACTGTGGTGAGGGAGGGAGTCCAGTGTGTCTGCATGGCCACAGGAAACCCTGAACCAACCATCGAGTTCTACCTACCCGACCTTAACATCACTATTAACGAAACTGACGGCCGGTACAACTTCTACACGCACACAGATGGACACATGTCCACAGGCATGATCAAGCTGCGGGAGAAAGGCGACAGGGTCGAGAACGGCGGGCCAGCCGTAAACGTCCACTGCAGCATCTACAACCTGTACGGAAGAGAAAGCGTCCTTctggagctgcagcaggagaGTGAGTACAAAATGCATGTTTGCTTCAACAGTATTATTGAGCTCTGCTCATTATTGGATCTGGTGACACATTTTCCTGTATTCAATACAAAGTCAAAGCCTGGTATGAAGCTGTGTTGTTTAAAAGCTATTAAAAAACACAGGTGCACTCTTTGCAATAAACTTGGGGAACTGTAATTAATTCCACATATTCTGCCCTGCTGCAGTAAATTAAACCTGCATTGATCTGCTAAAGAAAATAGATCCAATGAAAGCACAATGTCTTCCTGTTTAAGAAACAGTTGCTTAAAACTACAAAGTCTAGTTTTTTAGAATGTAACACACAAATAACAACTGTATATAATTAtatggagtttgtttttgtacattaacaacatatagaaatACATGGACTAGATGAAGAGCACAGACAAGCTGGAACAGATAAAAAGGCTGTATTTCACATCAAAgacacaaatgcacaaatatATAACTGAAGCTATCCCAAGTCCACTGACCTTTACAGCAACCCTTCAActgaacttttgtttttatattttagagaTAATCTTGATAGTACACATGGATGGGTCTGTGCTGAATTattaaaatctttctaatacatgtaaaaaatatataaattacgACTAAGTCTCTCTCTAAGATCTGACTcataaatatgattaaaaaaagtgtAAACAGCCTTTAGTCATGTATCAAATGACTGCAGTGGTCGCTGGTGTATTGACTAGGGCGCTGAAAGCATTCCAGTTGGGTTTCAAGCATGAAGACAGCCCACTTGTTCTCCGCAGAAACAGCTGTTTATTGGCTGTGGTGTCTCATGTGGAAGCTCTAAAACTGACAGTAATAATTCTTGAACAAAATTACATGGGATTATTCAATTCCACTTGACTGTAAGGCAGGTGGAAGCTCACTTTTAGTGAGCCTGATCAGGGTAGCAAGCTTTTCAAAAGTGTGGGGGATGTGTTTATCTGCATAGAAAGGCATGATTGGGGGTAATGAATGGCTAACAAATATCAAGGGTAAACTAACCTTCACTTAGGTAAACTTCAGAATTCCCAggtgtcagtgaatgcagcatgtgatGCACTTTTATAtgtctatatgtatatatggctataataaagaaaaacatcattgGCTGTTCGTTTTTCCTAATTTAACATCTGATGAAAACTTAAATTGTAATAATCATGAAATATTCTAATCTAggccttaaaaaagaaaaagaaacctaaTTTGttccacacttttcctggtcaatgcccctgcctggccccgtCATCAGGACTTTTCTAGACACACCCCTGCCTATAAATCCATTCTGTCACCTGTCAACCACCTGGTTAGAGAAGGGTCCTGTtctgatttgtatttcagaacctGCTCATAATTTCCccatcaccacattcatggctaCTAAAAGGTAAACCTGCCTATCCAGCATCTGCACAGCatcaatgatttagagaagacatcttgtttaatcttgacacttgctagatatctgaacctgatccatctggctgTATTATGACCAGCAAAGTTTACGGCTGCGTCACCAGCAAACATCGgctaataattaaaataatataaaataaatgcaaattaaagGCTATCTAATTAAAACAGGGTACCGTTTTGCATCAACATCTTGCCAGTTTCCTTCTCCTCAGCACgaactgaacaataaacaaatgagAGACAAGCTGTGGCAGAAAACTGATAGTCCTATGAGGATTCaaggagcagcaggagaggaagGGGATAAGAGGAAGTCGTGCAGAGCAGGGACACAGAgtgtttaaaagaagaagaagaagaagaagaagaagaagaagaaaaaagcagctaaaaagtgtgtgtgttggaccctctcaccatgaaatGTGTAGGTGTCAAAAGAGGTGTGACGCCCATGGGCCTGATGCCCCTTTCTGGTCAAATATAATAGactactcttttttttctatgattATTAGAAACTGCGTCCAACACAGCCTGTGAAATACAGTGCAATCCCATTTAGCTAACATGCTTGTCCCCTGAGTGAACTGGAACTGGACCAGTTCTTAATACACTGACATGCAGAGCACcaagaataaacacacaatgatTTCCAACAGGAAAAGATTTAATCAGCTTGTTTAAGTGGGTGTACCCATGCTTTAAACTCTGTTTAAACGTGTTACTTTAGCTGTAAAAATGGCATGATGAACACACAGCACTACTTTGAGCCAAGGCATTAACAAGGTTGAGGAAAGGTTCTGGTGAGGGCAGCTATCCTTAAAGACCAGCAAGATGGATCTTTTAATTTACTGAAAATCAGCTTGCAAATCTGCAGCCAGTTTTTAGAAGATGCATCATTCAGGCAGCGACCAAGGAAGATGTAGATCCTATAGAGAATGTGTTCATCCTTAAATTTGAGATGAACAGTGGGGGAAGACTAACAGATTTCTTTGACAGACTTCTTAGACAAAAGGGTCATGGGAGTTATTGGGAAGAGGAATTTTAATTGTTGAAAAGAAACAACTAAATTGGGAAATGTGGGGCTAATCCCAACTCACTGCATCTGTTTTAGTTCTCTGTTTCTCAGAAACAAGATACCCCGTTTATTCTGTAAATCAAGCGGTTATCTAGCTATTCAA
Encoded here:
- the mag gene encoding myelin-associated glycoprotein isoform X1, whose translation is MWCLELLLPLLLIINDASCQWNVWVPRDISAMTNSCVVIPCTFMYPSGIRPYRGIHGIWYFGQPYPQLFPPVVFKSRTDVVHESYKGRTKLLGDLHQRNCTLLISNIGAEHSGRYYFRADLGGANIYTYPDFAELKVLDQPNIDVPEEIVSDESLELTCYAPDNCPEMTPEIQWMYTDYLPDPEFTTDYVEESNTAVLSRTLTFIPRPMHNGQLLGCRVYYSNTTLVYERLISLDIKYAPRSVWVNVSSEVMEGSSVMLHCEVDSNPPPRISWMFGDQELLWDTASNVSLTLDDVMPANEGIYTCVGDNGYGIMNTSLYLAVKYPPREPVVNDSMTVLEGTSLALHCSTQGSPAPTLTWLKDGELVGTITADELSVLEILEITPQGDGQYRCLAENEHGRASSSLNITVEYAPVLLEESKCTVVREGVQCVCMATGNPEPTIEFYLPDLNITINETDGRYNFYTHTDGHMSTGMIKLREKGDRVENGGPAVNVHCSIYNLYGRESVLLELQQEKKYMMAVIVGTIGGVAVIAFIIAAVRYVGHNNKKENGNPRQDVVLENPALYYSAVKKDKQNLRKKVLKTELLGSKFNSILEETTGEDGDYQPVGSMAGLERQELNYAALEFIGARPREGASGRGDDGSNYSEIKAK
- the mag gene encoding myelin-associated glycoprotein isoform X3 encodes the protein MWCLELLLPLLLIINDASCQWNVWVPRDISAMTNSCVVIPCTFMYPSGIRPYRGIHGIWYFGQPYPQLFPPVVFKSRTDVVHESYKGRTKLLGDLHQRNCTLLISNIGAEHSGRYYFRADLGGANIYTYPDFAELKVLDQPNIDVPEEIVSDESLELTCYAPDNCPEMTPEIQWMYTDYLPDPEFTTDYVEESNTAVLSRTLTFIPRPMHNGQLLGCRVYYSNTTLVYERLISLDIKYAPRSVWVNVSSEVMEGSSVMLHCEVDSNPPPRISWMFGDQELLWDTASNVSLTLDDVMPANEGIYTCVGDNGYGIMNTSLYLAVKYPPREPVVNDSMTVLEGTSLALHCSTQGSPAPTLTWLKDGELVGTITADELSVLEILEITPQGDGQYRCLAENEHGRASSSLNITVEYAPVLLEESKCTVVREGVQCVCMATGNPEPTIEFYLPDLNITINETDGRYNFYTHTDGHMSTGMIKLREKGDRVENGGPAVNVHCSIYNLYGRESVLLELQQEKKYMMAVIVGTIGGVAVIAFIIAAVRYVGHNNKKEKTGITNLWALWQDWRGKS
- the mag gene encoding myelin-associated glycoprotein isoform X4 yields the protein MWCLELLLPLLLIINDASCQWNVWVPRDISAMTNSCVVIPCTFMYPSGIRPYRGIHGIWYFGQPYPQLFPPVVFKSRTDVVHESYKGRTKLLGDLHQRNCTLLISNIGAEHSGRYYFRADLGGANIYTYPDFAELKVLDQPNIDVPEEIVSDESLELTCYAPDNCPEMTPEIQWMYTDYLPDPEFTTDYVEESNTAVLSRTLTFIPRPMHNGQLLGCRVYYSNTTLVYERLISLDIKYAPRSVWVNVSSEVMEGSSVMLHCEVDSNPPPRISWMFGDQELLWDTASNVSLTLDDVMPANEGIYTCVGDNGYGIMNTSLYLAVKYPPREPVVNDSMTVLEGTSLALHCSTQGSPAPTLTWLKDGELVGTITADELSVLEILEITPQGDGQYRCLAENEHGRASSSLNITVEYAPVLLEESKCTVVREGVQCVCMATGNPEPTIEFYLPDLNITINETDGRYNFYTHTDGHMSTGMIKLREKGDRVENGGPAVNVHCSIYNLYGRESVLLELQQEKKYMMAVIVGTIGGVAVIAFIIAAVRYVGHNNKNLRQSCWAQSLTPF
- the mag gene encoding myelin-associated glycoprotein isoform X2, giving the protein MWCLELLLPLLLIINDASCQWNVWVPRDISAMTNSCVVIPCTFMYPSGIRPYRGIHGIWYFGQPYPQLFPPVVFKSRTDVVHESYKGRTKLLGDLHQRNCTLLISNIGAEHSGRYYFRADLGGANIYTYPDFAELKVLDQPNIDVPEEIVSDESLELTCYAPDNCPEMTPEIQWMYTDYLPDPEFTTDYVEESNTAVLSRTLTFIPRPMHNGQLLGCRVYYSNTTLVYERLISLDIKYAPRSVWVNVSSEVMEGSSVMLHCEVDSNPPPRISWMFGDQELLWDTASNVSLTLDDVMPANEGIYTCVGDNGYGIMNTSLYLAVKYPPREPVVNDSMTVLEGTSLALHCSTQGSPAPTLTWLKDGELVGTITADELSVLEILEITPQGDGQYRCLAENEHGRASSSLNITVEYAPVLLEESKCTVVREGVQCVCMATGNPEPTIEFYLPDLNITINETDGRYNFYTHTDGHMSTGMIKLREKGDRVENGGPAVNVHCSIYNLYGRESVLLELQQEKKYMMAVIVGTIGGVAVIAFIIAAVRYVGHNNKKENGNPRQDVVLENPALYYSAVKKDKQNLRKKVGEDGDYQPVGSMAGLERQELNYAALEFIGARPREGASGRGDDGSNYSEIKAK